In Corallincola holothuriorum, a single window of DNA contains:
- a CDS encoding sensor domain-containing diguanylate cyclase, translating into MPNPIDQDLFLLEHPSDLISLGKWQKTVNLLSKLFHAPAGFLVQHTSAGFQVTISSEQSSNPYPAGIVIESDANIFCRRIVETGQALYVPNAMIDPCWDTNPEVHQDGFRSYLGVPVFWPNKQPFGTFCVMDYKETEYSDTYIELIEQLKDILESDLSLMSLYQQMQTLAITDSLTDINNRRGFTALAHQRILLAKRMNMRQALLYFDIDDFKVINDKYGHGVGDKVLIAVAQSIYKAIRRSDVVGRLGGDEFVALVVVQSPDDIRQLQKRIFTGFEEAQRQQKLPAFTVSIGDIEVDLNLSFEELLDRADHVMMEKKAKAP; encoded by the coding sequence TTGCCTAATCCTATTGATCAGGATCTGTTTCTGTTGGAGCATCCAAGCGATCTTATTTCGCTGGGTAAGTGGCAAAAGACAGTTAATCTGCTGTCAAAATTGTTTCATGCGCCGGCAGGTTTTTTGGTGCAACATACCTCTGCGGGCTTTCAAGTGACTATCTCCAGTGAGCAGAGCTCAAACCCTTACCCTGCAGGTATCGTAATTGAAAGTGATGCCAACATTTTTTGCCGCCGTATTGTTGAAACCGGGCAAGCCCTCTATGTACCCAACGCGATGATTGACCCTTGCTGGGATACCAACCCAGAGGTGCATCAAGATGGCTTTCGTTCCTACTTAGGTGTGCCTGTTTTTTGGCCTAACAAGCAGCCTTTCGGCACATTTTGTGTCATGGATTACAAAGAGACTGAATACTCAGACACTTACATCGAGTTGATTGAGCAGCTCAAAGATATCTTGGAGTCTGATCTGTCGCTGATGTCTCTGTACCAACAGATGCAAACGCTAGCCATCACTGATTCGCTGACTGATATTAATAATCGGCGTGGTTTTACTGCGTTGGCGCATCAACGGATCTTGCTTGCTAAGCGAATGAATATGCGCCAAGCACTACTCTACTTTGATATCGATGACTTTAAGGTGATCAACGATAAGTATGGTCATGGGGTCGGGGATAAGGTGCTTATTGCTGTGGCGCAGTCCATCTATAAAGCTATACGACGTTCGGATGTGGTTGGCAGGCTGGGAGGGGATGAGTTTGTGGCTTTGGTTGTTGTTCAGAGCCCGGATGACATTCGACAGTTGCAGAAACGGATCTTCACGGGGTTTGAAGAGGCACAACGTCAGCAAAAGTTGCCTGCCTTTACTGTTTCTATTGGTGATATCGAGGTCGATCTCAACCTGAGTTTTGAAGAGTTACTAGACCGTGCTGACCATGTAATGATGGAGAAGAAAGCGAAAGCGCCATAA
- a CDS encoding type 1 glutamine amidotransferase domain-containing protein, which yields MKLLIKSVLLAVLAFASTTSLAADKVLMVLTSHSQMGDTGKPTGYWLAELTHPYYALADAGFEVTIVSIKGGKAPIDPNSLTEEDAENQRFLADAKLKQQIENTATLASVNPADYRAVVYSGGHGTMWDFPNNPDVNSVSAAIYEQGGVVAAVCHGPAALLDTKLSDGSYLIAGKQVTGFSNLEEEQIELTQVMPFLLQDQLIERGASFSKAAPWQSKVVADQRVVTGQNPQSAKLLGETVAALLKK from the coding sequence ATGAAATTGCTGATTAAAAGCGTTTTGCTAGCAGTATTGGCCTTTGCATCCACCACTAGCTTAGCCGCAGATAAAGTGTTGATGGTACTGACCAGTCACAGCCAAATGGGCGACACAGGTAAACCAACGGGGTACTGGTTAGCTGAGTTGACTCACCCCTATTATGCCTTGGCTGATGCAGGTTTTGAGGTGACGATCGTCAGTATTAAAGGCGGTAAAGCACCGATAGATCCAAATAGCCTGACAGAGGAAGACGCTGAGAATCAGAGGTTCCTCGCCGATGCCAAGTTGAAACAACAGATTGAGAACACGGCGACCTTGGCTTCAGTTAATCCTGCTGATTATCGTGCGGTTGTCTATAGCGGTGGTCACGGCACCATGTGGGACTTTCCCAACAACCCTGACGTGAATAGCGTATCTGCAGCCATCTATGAACAAGGTGGTGTGGTTGCGGCGGTCTGCCATGGTCCGGCAGCGCTGTTGGATACTAAGCTGAGCGATGGTAGCTACTTGATTGCAGGCAAGCAGGTCACTGGATTCTCTAATCTGGAAGAAGAGCAGATAGAACTAACTCAAGTGATGCCGTTTCTGTTACAAGATCAGTTGATTGAGCGGGGTGCCAGTTTCAGTAAAGCGGCGCCTTGGCAGAGCAAAGTCGTGGCTGATCAGCGCGTTGTAACAGGACAAAACCCGCAGTCAGCCAAGTTATTGGGTGAAACTGTCGCAGCGCTGCTAAAGAAGTAG
- a CDS encoding YgdI/YgdR family lipoprotein, with protein sequence MEKHMRILIAVVMSLLLVACGTTEYVVSTKDGTLITAYGKPVLDEETGMYKYYDQDGKELYLTKDEVAQIMER encoded by the coding sequence ATGGAGAAGCATATGCGAATTCTTATTGCCGTCGTCATGTCACTGTTATTGGTGGCATGTGGTACGACAGAATATGTGGTGAGCACTAAAGATGGCACCTTGATTACGGCCTATGGTAAGCCGGTGCTGGATGAAGAAACGGGTATGTATAAGTACTATGATCAAGATGGTAAAGAGCTTTATCTGACTAAAGATGAAGTGGCGCAGATCATGGAGCGTTAA
- a CDS encoding DUF2947 family protein, which yields MSYISLSEHKKPWIFNRTDLPISDDDRLAIKPMTEARAATLWKALISKQTDHPDFFRKGDWPFSIETWKEEGEWESVWDSDAVSLPEMIQAHLPWEANTVVYYCNDQQSVIETTWATFQRCWKNFLFMDDGALLVAKKRPEAVQFLSNGSFRIGTKP from the coding sequence ATGAGTTACATCTCTCTTTCTGAACATAAAAAACCGTGGATCTTTAACCGTACGGATCTGCCGATCAGTGATGATGATCGGTTGGCGATTAAGCCGATGACCGAAGCGCGCGCAGCCACGTTATGGAAAGCATTAATCAGCAAACAGACTGATCATCCTGATTTTTTCCGCAAAGGCGATTGGCCGTTTAGCATTGAAACCTGGAAAGAGGAAGGTGAATGGGAGTCTGTCTGGGATAGCGACGCTGTTTCGCTGCCGGAGATGATCCAGGCGCACTTACCGTGGGAAGCCAATACGGTGGTTTATTACTGCAACGATCAGCAGTCAGTGATTGAGACAACATGGGCGACGTTTCAACGCTGCTGGAAAAACTTCCTGTTTATGGATGATGGCGCTTTGCTGGTGGCGAAGAAGCGCCCTGAAGCGGTGCAGTTTCTCTCCAATGGTAGCTTTCGCATCGGTACTAAGCCTTAG
- a CDS encoding DUF4437 domain-containing protein yields MNILLSEVLVVAVAIGSAGSLQASEAVVSDHVAAPSYELVLRENVKWEQLNPARGDKSPRAGTLWGDRNGSEATGYLLKPMDGFQSPPHIHNVTYRGVVISGLIHNDDPTAVEMWMPAGSFWTQPKGESHITAAKGNSTLAYIEIDEGPYLVLPTDEAFDSGERPVNVDVSNIVWLEASNISWLQQAGMPTSGNAPEIGFLWGKPQDGHVNGVLLKLPAGFNGTIDSQASTFRAVLIQGQVAYQATTDNNSVNLAPGSYFGSMGAAQHSVTTSDELESIIYIRTDGKINITPN; encoded by the coding sequence ATGAACATATTGCTGTCTGAGGTACTCGTCGTTGCTGTCGCTATCGGTAGTGCGGGCTCATTGCAGGCATCTGAAGCCGTTGTCAGTGATCACGTTGCCGCACCTAGCTACGAATTGGTGTTGCGAGAAAACGTGAAGTGGGAGCAACTTAATCCTGCTCGTGGCGATAAGAGCCCGAGAGCCGGTACCCTGTGGGGCGATCGCAATGGCTCTGAGGCGACAGGATACCTGCTAAAGCCTATGGATGGCTTTCAGTCTCCCCCACATATTCATAATGTGACTTACCGTGGCGTCGTGATCAGTGGTTTGATTCATAACGACGATCCCACAGCGGTTGAGATGTGGATGCCAGCGGGATCTTTTTGGACCCAGCCGAAAGGTGAATCACACATCACTGCGGCTAAGGGCAATAGCACCCTTGCGTATATCGAGATTGATGAGGGGCCATATCTGGTGCTGCCTACTGACGAAGCGTTTGATAGTGGTGAAAGACCGGTGAACGTTGATGTGTCCAATATCGTGTGGTTGGAAGCATCGAATATCAGCTGGCTGCAACAGGCCGGAATGCCAACCTCTGGCAACGCACCCGAAATCGGCTTTCTTTGGGGCAAACCACAAGATGGTCATGTCAATGGCGTGCTGCTCAAGCTACCTGCTGGTTTTAACGGCACGATAGATAGTCAGGCCTCCACCTTTAGGGCTGTGCTTATTCAAGGGCAAGTTGCCTATCAGGCAACTACAGATAACAACAGCGTCAATTTAGCACCTGGCAGCTACTTTGGTTCTATGGGCGCAGCGCAACACTCAGTGACAACCAGTGACGAATTGGAGAGCATTATCTACATTCGCACGGACGGCAAAATTAACATTACGCCAAACTAG
- a CDS encoding M16 family metallopeptidase → MPFLFRIFSILFFVILAPALLSACQPKQPEPVALGTPAAEITELPLSVADIELPYEAFELNNGLKVIVHTDRKAPLVAVSVWYHVGSKDEAPGKTGFAHLFEHLMFNGSESHDDEYFGPLEAVGATDLNGTTWFDRTNYFQTVPTPALELALFLESDRMGHMLGAVTQEKLDNQRGVVQNEKRQGDNRPYGMAEYRILEGLMPEGHPYRWSTIGSMADLDAASLEDVHAWFKQYYGPNNAVIVLAGDIDLVAAKPLMEKYFDDIPAGPPLHRLQAMVPERTQTTRELMYDRVPSPRIYRYFAIPGRSQPARFQLELAAQILGKGKTSRLYQRLVHQEQLATSVSVQIEPHQLTSFFYLEADLKVDADLHKVNQIIDEEWQRFLSQGATQVELDRAKTQVMAAYTRGLEKVGGFSGKASLLAESQLYGGDPAFWRQGLQWLVDASVEQVGELAGRWISAGDYQLTVLPYGEPMAQGEGVDRSALPQVATTPDLVFPAVERATLKNGINVVFARRATVPVVNVALQFDAGYAADAGGKPGLSNLTLNMLDEGSDGITGLELAEQLETLGARLTTDSSLDTSTVSLSALKGNLVDALTLMAKVVQSPSFDAEELERQRQIVLAKIQQEWASPVSIAMHTLPPLLYGQGHAYSIPLTGSGTTAAVSAITQADLQQFHTQWLQPDNATLFVVGDTELATVMPLLENTLGRWQANKMAKPVKQIAQVELPQQSRVLIVDKPGSPQSLILAGHVAPPTGVANNIAVKSMNDVIGGLFTARINMNLREDKGWAYGAYSFFIDAKGQRPWMIYAPVQTDRTGDAIAELKREFTAYLGDSPASQQELDKVVAYRSRQLPGRYETAGNVMAALQANQRFERPDSYIGALAGAYRSLQLSDVEAAAVEVIHPDKLAWVIVGDKAQIIPQLQAIGMSRIEEYQQPE, encoded by the coding sequence ATGCCGTTTCTGTTTCGCATTTTTAGCATTCTATTCTTTGTTATTTTGGCACCCGCACTGCTTAGCGCATGTCAGCCTAAACAGCCCGAACCCGTCGCTTTAGGCACGCCAGCGGCGGAGATCACCGAGTTACCGCTCAGTGTCGCTGATATCGAGCTGCCTTATGAGGCGTTCGAATTGAATAACGGCTTAAAAGTGATAGTGCATACCGATCGCAAAGCGCCCTTGGTGGCTGTAAGTGTCTGGTATCACGTCGGCTCTAAAGATGAAGCACCCGGCAAAACCGGCTTCGCTCATCTGTTTGAGCATTTGATGTTTAATGGCTCTGAAAGCCATGATGACGAGTACTTTGGGCCATTGGAAGCGGTGGGCGCGACCGATCTGAATGGCACGACCTGGTTTGACCGCACTAACTATTTTCAGACGGTACCTACCCCAGCATTGGAGTTGGCACTGTTCTTAGAGTCAGATCGTATGGGGCATATGCTCGGGGCAGTGACTCAAGAAAAGCTGGATAATCAGCGTGGCGTGGTACAAAACGAGAAACGTCAGGGTGACAACCGGCCTTATGGTATGGCGGAGTACCGGATCCTCGAGGGTTTGATGCCGGAAGGCCACCCTTATCGCTGGTCAACTATCGGGTCGATGGCGGATCTTGACGCGGCGTCGTTGGAAGATGTTCATGCCTGGTTTAAGCAATATTACGGCCCCAATAATGCCGTGATTGTTTTGGCGGGGGATATTGATCTCGTTGCAGCTAAACCGCTGATGGAAAAATACTTCGATGACATTCCTGCTGGCCCACCATTGCATCGTTTGCAGGCGATGGTTCCTGAGCGTACGCAGACCACGCGTGAACTTATGTATGATCGCGTGCCCAGCCCAAGGATCTACCGCTACTTTGCGATCCCCGGTCGTTCACAACCGGCACGCTTCCAGTTGGAATTGGCAGCGCAGATCTTGGGTAAAGGCAAGACATCACGACTGTATCAGCGGTTAGTGCATCAGGAGCAATTGGCAACAAGCGTTTCTGTACAGATTGAACCCCATCAGTTGACCAGCTTTTTCTACTTAGAAGCGGATCTGAAAGTGGATGCTGATCTGCATAAAGTGAATCAGATTATCGATGAAGAGTGGCAACGCTTTTTGTCGCAAGGAGCGACTCAAGTTGAATTAGATCGCGCCAAGACCCAAGTGATGGCGGCGTATACCCGCGGACTTGAAAAAGTTGGCGGCTTCTCTGGCAAGGCGAGTCTGTTAGCGGAAAGTCAGCTCTATGGTGGAGACCCGGCGTTTTGGCGCCAAGGATTGCAGTGGTTAGTGGATGCGTCGGTTGAACAAGTTGGCGAACTTGCCGGTCGGTGGATAAGTGCGGGTGATTATCAGCTAACGGTATTGCCCTACGGTGAGCCTATGGCTCAAGGCGAAGGAGTTGATCGCAGTGCCTTGCCACAGGTAGCAACGACACCTGATTTAGTTTTCCCTGCGGTCGAACGGGCAACCTTGAAAAATGGCATCAATGTGGTGTTTGCTCGTCGAGCGACGGTACCGGTGGTGAATGTCGCGTTGCAGTTTGATGCGGGCTACGCTGCGGACGCTGGCGGTAAGCCGGGGCTTTCCAACCTGACATTGAACATGCTGGATGAGGGTAGCGATGGCATTACCGGCCTTGAACTGGCTGAGCAGTTGGAAACGCTGGGGGCAAGGCTAACCACTGATTCCAGTCTGGATACATCGACGGTAAGTTTGTCTGCGCTAAAGGGCAACCTTGTTGATGCGTTAACGCTGATGGCGAAGGTGGTGCAGTCCCCCAGTTTTGATGCCGAAGAGCTGGAACGACAGCGGCAGATCGTCTTAGCAAAAATACAGCAAGAGTGGGCTAGCCCAGTGTCGATAGCGATGCATACGCTGCCGCCACTGCTGTATGGCCAAGGTCATGCTTACAGTATTCCATTAACCGGCTCTGGCACCACGGCGGCGGTTTCCGCTATCACTCAGGCCGATCTGCAGCAGTTCCATACGCAATGGTTGCAGCCAGATAACGCCACGCTGTTCGTGGTGGGCGACACAGAGCTAGCGACGGTGATGCCACTATTGGAAAACACGTTGGGTCGTTGGCAGGCAAACAAGATGGCTAAACCAGTCAAGCAGATAGCACAGGTTGAGCTACCACAGCAGAGCCGTGTGTTGATCGTTGATAAGCCGGGGTCGCCACAGTCTCTCATTTTGGCTGGGCATGTTGCTCCGCCTACGGGTGTGGCAAATAACATTGCGGTTAAGTCGATGAATGATGTGATTGGTGGCTTGTTTACGGCACGGATCAATATGAATTTGCGTGAAGATAAGGGCTGGGCTTACGGCGCTTACTCTTTCTTCATTGATGCTAAAGGCCAACGTCCCTGGATGATCTACGCGCCAGTGCAAACTGACCGCACAGGCGACGCTATTGCTGAATTAAAACGTGAATTTACGGCTTATCTCGGCGACTCACCTGCCAGTCAGCAAGAGCTGGACAAGGTGGTGGCGTATCGTTCGCGGCAACTGCCTGGCCGTTATGAAACCGCAGGGAACGTGATGGCGGCGCTGCAAGCTAATCAGCGCTTTGAGCGACCCGACAGCTATATTGGCGCATTGGCCGGCGCTTACCGTAGCTTGCAATTAAGTGATGTGGAGGCCGCTGCTGTTGAGGTGATCCATCCGGACAAGTTAGCCTGGGTCATTGTCGGCGATAAAGCGCAGATCATCCCGCAATTGCAGGCGATAGGCATGAGCCGTATCGAAGAGTATCAGCAACCAGAGTAA
- a CDS encoding receptor L domain-containing protein produces the protein MNWKHYRDNTLKAAMLLLTVGMLIGHSSESGPSSIEAKSCSDAGENGYCLQGLDTASVMADLQGVEVIEGSLFISDTGMSDLTGLESLTEIVGDLIIYEDETLTSLRGLENLQRIGGALIVYEATGLLDMQGLSALQSIENGIQLESNYTLTSVDGLSALTELPGGFSAYNLYDFSSLEGLSGVTGSMKELALSSTNVTSLAPLSQVSGSMETLAVIYTPVTSLAPLNGVDEITKEIQLVDTELADLSGLEQLTPFTGELALSDLGIENSTLVSVAQLPIGDSLASLTISIGADFANSELPDFSKLTSVADDLNLELKTLAELEQMFPVLQSVGGYVQLTDVLYGEALYCDSYSNKQVDLGFEQLIEIGSYLRVRSQCDVSLFGFDDLEVVAGELRISGEVTAIPEFPMLTLLGGITIAGPVSELHVLDDVALVADSAGNYPSINLRETKITAFPALVLPEEMGSVWVENNSLLTDIVLNGEVLQTVREVEIRGNDELQSLSTSAPLVDVGTVNIANNAKLAAVDLFEGVTTAYWVMVDDNPMLSSLAAFNDLKEVESGFRVWGNASLIDFGFESLTSVGGDFSVLVNPLLCEEQVAQFVEEQVNVEGTVDIRSNQQPCGSN, from the coding sequence GTGAACTGGAAACACTACAGAGACAACACCCTGAAAGCGGCGATGTTGCTGCTGACCGTCGGTATGCTGATTGGTCATAGTTCCGAGTCGGGGCCAAGTAGTATTGAAGCAAAATCTTGCAGCGATGCGGGTGAAAATGGCTACTGCCTGCAAGGGCTAGATACAGCATCGGTGATGGCCGACCTGCAGGGGGTTGAGGTCATCGAAGGCTCTCTGTTTATCTCTGACACGGGGATGAGTGATCTTACTGGTTTGGAGTCGCTGACAGAGATTGTGGGCGATTTAATCATCTATGAGGATGAAACGCTAACCAGCTTGCGGGGCTTAGAGAACCTGCAACGTATTGGTGGCGCGCTGATTGTTTATGAAGCAACAGGCTTGCTTGATATGCAAGGGTTAAGTGCATTACAGAGTATAGAGAATGGTATTCAGTTAGAATCTAACTATACCCTCACCAGTGTTGATGGCTTATCGGCGTTAACCGAGCTACCCGGCGGTTTTTCTGCTTATAACCTGTATGATTTTAGTTCGCTGGAAGGGCTGTCTGGTGTCACAGGCAGTATGAAGGAATTAGCTCTTTCTTCTACCAATGTGACTTCCCTAGCGCCTTTGTCACAGGTGTCTGGGAGTATGGAAACCCTGGCTGTTATCTATACGCCTGTGACTTCATTAGCTCCCCTCAATGGGGTCGATGAGATCACCAAAGAGATTCAGTTAGTTGATACCGAGCTTGCAGATTTGAGTGGCTTGGAGCAACTTACTCCTTTTACTGGTGAACTTGCGCTGTCCGATCTCGGAATCGAAAATTCTACGTTAGTTTCTGTCGCCCAACTACCTATTGGTGACTCGCTGGCATCATTAACTATTTCTATCGGTGCAGACTTCGCTAATAGCGAACTGCCTGATTTTTCGAAACTAACCAGTGTTGCTGACGACCTCAATTTAGAGTTAAAAACGCTTGCTGAACTGGAACAGATGTTTCCGGTACTGCAGTCGGTTGGTGGTTATGTGCAACTGACTGATGTGTTGTATGGTGAAGCTCTCTATTGCGATTCTTATTCCAACAAGCAAGTCGACTTGGGCTTTGAACAGTTGATAGAGATTGGCAGCTATCTTCGGGTCCGCTCTCAATGTGATGTGAGTTTATTTGGCTTTGATGACCTCGAAGTTGTTGCCGGAGAGCTAAGAATTTCTGGTGAAGTGACTGCTATTCCTGAATTTCCAATGCTAACTCTTTTGGGAGGCATCACTATTGCTGGGCCTGTCAGTGAATTGCATGTATTGGACGATGTTGCGCTGGTTGCTGACAGCGCTGGCAACTATCCTTCCATCAACCTGCGTGAAACTAAGATAACAGCCTTTCCCGCGTTAGTTTTACCGGAAGAGATGGGATCTGTTTGGGTTGAAAATAACTCGTTGCTGACAGACATTGTGCTGAATGGCGAAGTGTTACAAACGGTTAGGGAAGTAGAAATTCGAGGTAACGATGAGTTGCAATCTTTGTCTACTTCAGCCCCCCTGGTCGATGTCGGTACAGTTAATATTGCGAATAATGCAAAGCTAGCTGCAGTCGATCTGTTTGAAGGAGTTACAACCGCCTACTGGGTTATGGTTGATGATAACCCAATGTTAAGCTCGTTAGCGGCGTTTAATGATCTTAAGGAAGTTGAGTCAGGGTTTCGTGTTTGGGGCAATGCTAGTTTGATAGATTTTGGTTTTGAGAGCTTAACCAGCGTCGGGGGGGATTTTAGCGTTCTTGTTAACCCACTGCTGTGTGAGGAGCAAGTAGCCCAGTTCGTCGAAGAACAGGTGAACGTGGAGGGTACGGTAGATATTAGAAGCAACCAACAACCTTGTGGTAGTAATTAG